In the Kribbella sp. NBC_00482 genome, one interval contains:
- a CDS encoding response regulator transcription factor, with the protein MRVLVVEDDKELQVAVPAALRSANLAVDLAVDLDDADEKLFVNSYDCAVFDRMFEMNGRKVDSLAYVSRRRKEGWTLPVLFLTGRDTLADRVDGFEHGGDDYLVKPFAVEELIVRVLSLVRRGPTIRPPIIRYADVELDTARRTVHRAGVLVTLRGKEFCVLEYLMSRPDQLVTRAELIDHCWDGDGPMSNVVDVTITRLRNRLRGGPDLVEAVRGQGYRLHSPGGAG; encoded by the coding sequence GTGCGCGTACTGGTGGTAGAGGACGACAAAGAGCTGCAGGTGGCCGTCCCGGCGGCGCTCCGCTCCGCCAATCTCGCGGTCGACCTGGCCGTCGACCTGGACGACGCGGACGAGAAACTGTTCGTGAACTCGTACGACTGCGCCGTGTTCGACCGGATGTTCGAGATGAACGGCCGGAAGGTCGACTCGCTCGCCTACGTCAGCCGCCGCCGGAAGGAGGGCTGGACCCTGCCGGTACTGTTCCTGACCGGACGGGACACGCTGGCCGACCGGGTGGACGGCTTCGAGCACGGCGGCGACGACTACCTGGTCAAGCCCTTCGCGGTCGAGGAGCTCATCGTCCGGGTGCTCAGCCTGGTCCGCAGGGGCCCGACCATCCGCCCGCCGATCATCAGGTACGCCGATGTGGAGCTCGACACCGCCCGGCGTACCGTGCACCGGGCCGGTGTGCTGGTGACCCTGCGAGGGAAGGAGTTCTGCGTGCTGGAATACCTGATGTCGCGGCCCGACCAGCTGGTCACCCGGGCCGAGCTGATCGACCACTGCTGGGACGGCGACGGCCCGATGTCGAACGTCGTCGACGTCACGATCACCCGGCTGCGGAACCGGCTGCGCGGCGGTCCGGATCTGGTCGAAGCCGTCCGCGGCCAGGGCTACCGGCTGCACAGCCCCGGCGGTGCCGGATGA
- a CDS encoding type VII secretion protein EccE yields MTSAAFGAPGQEGASQYAGTTTTLPQATAVGMPLAQPRAQQPPTRTLIAAVGSVKPSEQKLHLAAEPPAPAPVPDTVELPDRAVHVGQIICWQLAVVAVGAATTASRTVLILTSVAAVSLVLLTAVRIRGLWLYRWAGVLLVFLVRRRKHDLGEDIAVRLVSTFHGRTSTDQVVVREQPYGVLSRPSGASVALRLGPDAQHRLLPQLGQLAEASDEQPVGVGVQLILHTGVKQNQPPRAWIAVAAERTPDIATDEQLRQVLANTVRRLVRRLDREQVENMPLDESDVLASLGALAHANAGRGQLHERWTSWSCGPVRQLSVRLAGSASLPAATTQALIGALLGTGTGAAQTIAVTATSSSAHSTSARHDVVLRLAASHPATLDTAFSVLTTLARSFGVEPERLDGRHAAGVAATLPLGVPLS; encoded by the coding sequence ATGACGTCCGCCGCTTTCGGTGCGCCTGGGCAAGAGGGCGCGTCGCAGTACGCCGGGACCACCACGACCCTGCCGCAGGCGACGGCAGTCGGGATGCCGCTGGCCCAGCCTCGGGCGCAGCAGCCGCCGACGCGCACCCTGATCGCGGCGGTGGGTTCGGTCAAGCCCTCCGAACAGAAGCTGCACCTGGCCGCCGAGCCGCCCGCTCCGGCACCGGTCCCAGACACCGTCGAGCTACCTGACAGGGCCGTCCACGTCGGACAGATCATCTGCTGGCAACTGGCCGTGGTGGCCGTCGGCGCGGCGACCACAGCGTCCCGGACCGTACTGATCCTGACCTCGGTCGCCGCGGTATCGCTGGTCCTGCTCACGGCCGTCCGCATCCGCGGCCTGTGGCTGTACCGCTGGGCGGGCGTGCTGCTCGTGTTCCTGGTACGGCGACGCAAGCACGACCTCGGCGAGGACATCGCGGTCCGGCTGGTCAGCACGTTCCACGGCCGGACCTCGACCGACCAGGTTGTCGTCCGCGAGCAGCCGTACGGCGTCCTCAGTCGACCGTCCGGTGCAAGCGTCGCACTACGACTCGGTCCGGACGCTCAGCACCGGCTGCTGCCGCAACTGGGGCAGCTCGCGGAGGCGTCGGACGAGCAGCCTGTCGGAGTCGGCGTACAGCTGATCCTGCACACAGGGGTCAAGCAGAACCAGCCGCCGCGGGCGTGGATCGCGGTCGCGGCCGAGCGGACGCCGGACATCGCTACCGACGAGCAGTTGCGGCAGGTACTCGCCAACACGGTCCGTCGCCTCGTTCGGCGGCTGGACCGCGAGCAGGTCGAGAACATGCCGCTCGACGAGTCCGACGTACTCGCGTCCCTCGGCGCGCTGGCCCACGCGAACGCCGGCCGCGGCCAACTCCACGAGCGCTGGACCTCCTGGTCCTGCGGCCCGGTCCGGCAACTGTCCGTACGACTGGCCGGATCCGCATCTTTGCCTGCAGCAACTACTCAGGCGTTGATCGGCGCGCTGCTCGGTACCGGAACCGGTGCCGCGCAGACGATCGCGGTCACCGCCACCTCAAGCTCCGCCCACTCGACTTCCGCCCGCCACGACGTCGTACTCCGCCTGGCCGCATCCCATCCGGCCACGCTCGACACGGCGTTCTCCGTCCTGACCACGCTGGCCCGCTCCTTCGGGGTCGAGCCCGAACGCCTCGACGGGCGGCACGCCGCCGGCGTCGCCGCCACGCTACCTCTGGGGGTACCTCTCTCATGA
- a CDS encoding sensor histidine kinase, with protein sequence MSQRGMRGPSADRLRRLRWWLTVLFTATNTVALIVLAPVIIVLDAQRGADQLDHDLSVVTQPVLRLTGENHGSLVTARIPADPLSSDCPQFAVMPAQKPGFDPYFSTRDCVPVDHQILADLTAQAVQNGGPFTADKKAVNGDEVHIAVEPFKDSNGQYFGAVLAWKDTQDQSDQHQQLTIAVLVVCAILIGAAALVGYWLSGRAIRPAMAALEQQETLLAETAHDLRTPVAALRALAETAARDPEQRAELLPRTVRLAGRMGDIIDGLLVRARLAAGVEHLAMQPVWLDQLVAGVVEDMPTGDARFSLVTAPTMVRADPTLLQRAIGNVLGNAMRHGRAPGADQAIITVTVADGRVTVADQGPGIDPTVGADLFEPYTTGGASTGLGLSIVRWVVLAHGGDLKVYNADEGGAIFEIQLPTVQ encoded by the coding sequence ATGAGTCAGCGCGGGATGCGCGGTCCGTCGGCCGACCGGCTGCGCCGGTTGCGCTGGTGGCTGACCGTGCTGTTCACCGCCACGAACACCGTCGCCCTGATCGTGCTGGCGCCGGTCATCATCGTCCTGGACGCGCAACGCGGCGCCGATCAGCTCGACCACGACCTGAGTGTGGTCACGCAGCCCGTGCTGCGGTTGACCGGCGAGAACCACGGATCGCTGGTCACCGCCCGGATCCCAGCGGACCCGCTGTCGTCGGACTGCCCCCAGTTCGCCGTCATGCCGGCGCAGAAGCCAGGTTTCGATCCGTACTTCAGCACTCGGGACTGCGTGCCGGTCGACCATCAGATCCTCGCGGACCTCACCGCCCAGGCCGTGCAGAACGGCGGTCCGTTCACTGCCGACAAGAAGGCGGTGAACGGGGACGAGGTGCACATCGCGGTCGAGCCGTTCAAGGACTCCAACGGTCAGTACTTCGGCGCCGTACTCGCCTGGAAGGACACGCAGGACCAGAGCGATCAGCACCAGCAGCTGACGATTGCGGTGCTGGTCGTCTGCGCGATCCTGATCGGCGCCGCCGCGCTCGTCGGCTACTGGCTGTCCGGTCGCGCGATCCGTCCCGCGATGGCCGCTCTCGAACAGCAGGAGACGCTGCTCGCCGAGACTGCCCACGACTTGCGTACGCCGGTTGCCGCACTGCGCGCTCTCGCCGAGACAGCGGCGCGGGATCCCGAACAGCGCGCGGAGCTGCTCCCGCGAACCGTTCGGCTGGCCGGGCGGATGGGCGACATCATCGACGGACTGCTCGTCCGCGCCCGGCTCGCGGCGGGTGTGGAGCACCTGGCGATGCAGCCGGTCTGGCTCGACCAGCTGGTTGCCGGTGTGGTCGAGGACATGCCGACCGGGGACGCCCGGTTCTCGCTGGTGACCGCGCCGACGATGGTGCGTGCCGACCCGACGCTGCTGCAGCGGGCGATCGGCAACGTGCTGGGCAACGCGATGCGGCACGGCCGGGCGCCCGGCGCGGACCAGGCGATCATCACGGTGACCGTCGCCGACGGCCGGGTCACGGTCGCCGACCAAGGCCCGGGGATCGATCCGACGGTCGGCGCGGACCTGTTCGAGCCCTACACGACCGGCGGCGCCTCGACCGGGCTCGGCCTGTCGATCGTGCGCTGGGTGGTGCTCGCCCACGGCGGCGACCTGAAGGTCTACAACGCCGACGAAGGCGGCGCGATCTTCGAGATCCAGCTCCCTACCGTCCAGTAG
- a CDS encoding transglutaminase TgpA family protein, whose translation MSRRQTIAVLAAVLVGGLCFGPVFGLRNLWLPVGSVCLITFVVTEICRHWLVAWRPILIVLGGLLAVVETVLRATTVAGLPTAASIRALGDGLTGWRLTLESTWPARPDPELVVFVPLLILIACLLAVELLDRAPPLVALIPGLGVIGASQLYIAADGWAAVLIAGALGLIVVALLIPDNLEYRRIAPWAATAVVTVAAIVCGLVVSTIDPVGRTPYSLQKVQSATAPGVRETSPLDELASRLGARQRDEVVFKYTASKPVDRWRQVALDDFDGSNWTTDHPFLRMGSEVGSDVTVPTSLESADVRLEDLDGPWLPSQLLPATVSGVTDPQVEPIGATLMASGRPDDYKLTWRKPDINAQYLVDAGIDGDVMNGLSDLPPVPPQIASINPLQGKRATFATAIALEKYMRQHYTLAVGDNLPTGYGWPQLKSFLLDEKPGGAQAETKQPGTSAQFAAAYVVLARLNGIPARLVVGFRAPAKPDADGYYTVRNSDAFAWPEVAVDGLGWWPLDPAEDAATGKTTVAGSIDEITNQARAAVPPVGEIKDPEVPPQSDRSGGKGTPVLPPISLTAVFAVSAGLLLLWLLGVPLLKLVRSARRRRRGGSAAVVGAWAEARDRLRAHGVPVTAGMTVRDLADAAKELPETAGGLTRVAQAVDHALWSGGATTPDVQKDAWAGVRELQKALRGRPWVDRFQASLELRTLFTR comes from the coding sequence ATGAGCCGCCGGCAGACAATCGCCGTACTGGCTGCCGTACTCGTCGGCGGGTTGTGCTTCGGGCCGGTGTTCGGGCTGCGCAACCTGTGGCTGCCGGTGGGATCGGTGTGTCTGATCACCTTCGTCGTCACGGAGATCTGCCGGCACTGGCTGGTTGCGTGGCGGCCGATTCTGATCGTGCTCGGCGGTCTGCTCGCCGTTGTCGAAACGGTGCTGCGGGCAACTACTGTGGCCGGTTTGCCGACGGCGGCGTCGATCCGGGCACTCGGCGACGGGCTGACGGGCTGGCGGTTGACCCTGGAGTCGACCTGGCCGGCGCGGCCGGATCCCGAGCTCGTGGTCTTCGTGCCGCTGCTGATCCTGATCGCTTGCCTGCTCGCGGTCGAGCTGCTCGATCGTGCGCCGCCCCTGGTCGCCTTGATCCCCGGACTCGGTGTCATCGGTGCGAGCCAGTTGTACATCGCGGCGGACGGTTGGGCCGCCGTACTGATCGCGGGCGCGCTCGGGCTGATCGTGGTGGCGTTGCTGATCCCGGACAACCTCGAGTACCGACGGATCGCGCCCTGGGCCGCCACCGCGGTCGTTACCGTCGCGGCGATCGTGTGTGGGCTCGTCGTGAGCACGATCGACCCGGTCGGGCGTACGCCGTACTCGCTGCAGAAGGTGCAGTCCGCGACGGCTCCCGGCGTACGGGAGACGAGTCCGCTGGACGAGCTGGCGAGCCGGTTGGGTGCGCGGCAGCGCGACGAGGTCGTGTTCAAGTACACGGCGTCGAAGCCGGTCGATCGCTGGCGGCAGGTCGCGCTCGACGACTTCGACGGGTCGAACTGGACGACCGACCACCCGTTCCTGCGGATGGGGTCGGAGGTGGGTTCCGACGTCACCGTGCCGACGTCGCTCGAGTCGGCGGACGTGCGGCTCGAGGACCTGGACGGGCCGTGGCTGCCGAGCCAGTTGCTGCCGGCAACGGTCAGCGGCGTGACGGATCCGCAGGTCGAGCCGATCGGCGCGACGTTGATGGCGTCCGGCCGGCCGGACGACTACAAGCTGACCTGGCGGAAGCCGGACATCAACGCGCAGTACCTGGTCGACGCCGGGATCGACGGGGACGTGATGAACGGCCTGAGCGACCTGCCGCCGGTGCCGCCGCAGATCGCGTCGATCAACCCGTTGCAGGGGAAGCGGGCGACGTTCGCGACGGCGATCGCGCTGGAGAAGTACATGCGGCAGCACTACACGCTGGCGGTCGGCGACAACCTGCCGACCGGGTACGGGTGGCCGCAGCTGAAGAGTTTCCTCCTCGACGAGAAGCCGGGTGGGGCGCAGGCCGAGACCAAACAGCCGGGGACGAGCGCGCAGTTCGCGGCGGCCTACGTCGTACTCGCGCGGCTGAACGGGATCCCGGCGCGGCTGGTGGTCGGGTTCCGCGCACCTGCGAAACCGGACGCGGACGGGTACTACACCGTGCGGAACTCGGACGCGTTCGCCTGGCCCGAGGTGGCAGTCGACGGCCTCGGTTGGTGGCCGCTGGATCCGGCCGAGGACGCGGCCACCGGGAAGACCACGGTCGCCGGGTCGATCGACGAAATCACCAACCAGGCGCGCGCCGCCGTACCGCCGGTGGGGGAGATCAAGGACCCGGAGGTCCCGCCGCAGAGCGATCGGAGCGGCGGCAAGGGCACGCCGGTCCTGCCGCCGATTTCGCTGACCGCCGTGTTCGCGGTGTCGGCGGGGCTGTTGCTGCTGTGGCTGCTCGGCGTACCGCTGTTGAAGCTCGTCCGGTCGGCACGACGTCGCCGACGGGGCGGGAGCGCGGCGGTGGTCGGGGCGTGGGCCGAGGCGCGGGACCGGTTGCGTGCGCACGGCGTACCGGTGACTGCCGGTATGACGGTGCGGGACCTCGCCGATGCGGCGAAGGAGTTGCCGGAGACCGCGGGCGGGCTGACGCGGGTCGCGCAAGCTGTCGATCACGCGCTGTGGTCCGGGGGAGCGACGACGCCCGACGTACAGAAGGACGCCTGGGCGGGGGTTCGCGAGCTGCAGAAGGCGTTGCGCGGACGGCCGTGGGTCGACCGGTTCCAGGCGTCACTCGAACTGCGAACACTGTTCACCCGTTAG
- a CDS encoding SAM-dependent methyltransferase produces the protein MADAFPGFDTTKPSIARTYDYLLGGKDNFAVDRAFGDRFINELPGSRVIAYDNRGALTRAVREIVTKTPVRQFIDLGSGLPTADNVHQVAQRYAPDAKVVYVDNDPIVLAHGRALLAENDNTTVIQADLREPKAIVEHPDTVRLIDFSQPVGVIFSATLHHVNDDEDPAGLVAFWKDRVASGSHVFISHFRSENDPRSQELEQVLQGSLGRGRWRTDDQILALFGEGFTVLDPGIVPATNWRNPEPPEDLTDYQHLIAAVLAVKN, from the coding sequence ATGGCCGACGCGTTCCCGGGCTTCGACACGACGAAGCCGAGTATCGCCCGGACGTACGACTACCTGCTCGGGGGCAAGGACAACTTCGCGGTCGACCGCGCGTTCGGGGACCGGTTCATCAACGAACTGCCCGGCTCCCGCGTGATCGCGTACGACAACCGCGGTGCCTTGACCCGCGCGGTCCGCGAGATCGTCACGAAGACACCGGTCCGGCAGTTCATCGACCTCGGCAGCGGCCTGCCGACCGCGGACAACGTGCACCAGGTCGCCCAGCGGTACGCACCGGACGCGAAGGTCGTGTACGTCGACAACGACCCGATCGTGCTCGCGCACGGCCGCGCGCTGCTCGCCGAGAACGACAACACGACGGTCATCCAGGCCGACCTGCGGGAGCCGAAGGCGATCGTCGAGCACCCCGACACCGTGCGGCTGATCGACTTCAGCCAGCCGGTCGGCGTGATCTTCAGCGCCACCCTGCACCACGTGAACGACGACGAGGACCCGGCCGGCCTCGTCGCCTTCTGGAAGGACCGGGTGGCCTCCGGCAGCCACGTCTTCATCAGCCACTTCCGCAGCGAGAACGACCCCCGCAGCCAGGAACTCGAGCAGGTCCTCCAAGGCTCCCTGGGCCGTGGCCGCTGGCGCACCGACGACCAGATCCTCGCCCTCTTCGGCGAAGGCTTCACCGTCCTCGACCCCGGCATCGTCCCCGCCACCAACTGGCGCAACCCAGAACCCCCCGAAGACCTCACCGACTACCAACACCTGATCGCCGCAGTACTAGCCGTCAAGAACTAG
- a CDS encoding AAA family ATPase — translation MSATIPPGEAYRLVADNLAKVIHGKPEVIRLALTALFAEGHLLIEDVPGLGKTTLARCIARSIDASWNRIQFTPDLLPGDITGVMVYHQGTESFEFHPGGIFANVVVADEINRGTPKTQSALLEVMAERRVTVDSNTRAVPDPFLVIGTQNPIEMEGTYRLPEAQLDRFLMRIEVGYPDHDAEVRIVLGDTGRVGPDSLSPVIDVPALRNAIAAVRSVHVDPAISSYAVKLAAATREHTAVRYGASPRGSIALVRASRAFAATDGRAFTTPDDVKQVAHPVLAHRLVLTPDAELSQRPPSSVVDEVLSAVPAPTAGATAS, via the coding sequence ATGAGCGCGACCATTCCGCCCGGCGAGGCTTACCGGTTGGTGGCGGACAACCTGGCGAAGGTGATCCACGGGAAGCCCGAGGTGATCCGGCTGGCGCTGACCGCGCTGTTCGCCGAAGGTCACCTGCTGATCGAGGACGTGCCGGGGCTCGGCAAGACGACCCTGGCCCGGTGCATCGCCCGCAGCATCGACGCGAGCTGGAACCGGATCCAGTTCACGCCGGACCTCCTGCCCGGCGACATCACCGGCGTGATGGTCTACCACCAGGGCACCGAGTCGTTCGAGTTCCACCCGGGCGGCATCTTCGCCAACGTGGTGGTCGCGGACGAGATCAACCGCGGTACGCCGAAGACGCAGTCCGCCTTGCTCGAGGTGATGGCCGAGCGCCGCGTCACGGTCGACTCGAACACCCGCGCCGTACCGGATCCGTTCCTGGTCATCGGCACCCAGAACCCGATCGAGATGGAGGGCACCTACCGGTTGCCCGAGGCGCAGCTCGACCGGTTCCTGATGCGGATCGAGGTCGGCTACCCCGACCATGACGCCGAGGTCCGGATCGTGCTCGGCGACACCGGCCGGGTCGGACCCGACTCACTGAGCCCGGTCATCGACGTACCGGCGTTGCGGAACGCGATCGCCGCCGTCCGGTCGGTCCACGTGGACCCCGCGATCAGTTCGTACGCCGTGAAACTGGCCGCCGCGACCCGCGAGCACACCGCGGTCCGGTACGGCGCCAGCCCGCGCGGCAGCATCGCCCTGGTCCGTGCGTCCCGCGCGTTCGCCGCCACCGACGGCCGGGCGTTCACGACGCCCGACGACGTCAAGCAGGTCGCGCATCCGGTGCTCGCGCACCGGTTGGTGCTGACCCCGGACGCGGAGCTGAGCCAGCGCCCGCCGTCGTCGGTGGTCGACGAGGTGCTGTCCGCCGTACCGGCGCCGACGGCCGGCGCGACCGCGAGCTGA
- a CDS encoding DUF58 domain-containing protein, protein MRLTGRGVAVLLGSIAAYVLGELAGYSVFRALAGIGLGALIAATVLTVRQPQVTVQRVLSPDRVERGRPALATLRVRNEGTRWQAAFAAHDSAGDERQEVKIRRLGPGSEATYRYELPTSRRGKIAVGPLTLERRDPLGLARNSKATGDVATLWVHPKRHPTKTVVAGRPRHHHVGRTADDSLRGSADLRDVRPYVVGDEVRHLHWKATARTGQLMVRDYADPDQPRLTVLLDTRREPLPETTFEEATEVAASILFAASTAGHRCRLVTTAGADLAAPGGAVASRMFLDKLCVVEQRDDKSGLLPRVLTTGASAGGAIVVVTGARGSAADFAPLLSRYSSVTVIGLGEAQGVAPILSAQVVLGGSAREALQQWTGVLQ, encoded by the coding sequence ATGAGGCTCACGGGACGCGGGGTGGCGGTGCTGCTCGGGTCGATCGCCGCCTATGTGCTGGGCGAGTTGGCCGGGTACTCCGTCTTTCGCGCACTGGCCGGGATCGGTCTCGGGGCGTTGATCGCGGCGACCGTACTGACGGTGCGGCAACCGCAGGTGACCGTGCAGCGCGTGCTGTCGCCGGATCGGGTCGAGCGCGGCCGTCCGGCGCTGGCGACGTTGCGGGTGCGCAACGAGGGCACTCGCTGGCAGGCTGCGTTCGCCGCGCACGACTCGGCGGGTGACGAGCGGCAGGAGGTCAAGATCCGGCGGCTCGGTCCGGGCAGCGAGGCGACGTACCGGTATGAACTGCCGACCTCGCGGCGCGGCAAGATCGCGGTCGGGCCGCTGACGCTCGAACGGCGTGACCCGCTCGGCCTGGCCCGCAACAGCAAGGCGACCGGCGATGTCGCGACGTTGTGGGTGCATCCGAAGCGGCATCCGACCAAGACCGTGGTCGCCGGGCGACCGCGACACCACCACGTCGGCCGGACCGCGGACGACTCACTGCGCGGATCGGCCGACCTGCGCGACGTTCGCCCGTACGTCGTCGGCGACGAGGTCCGCCACCTGCACTGGAAGGCGACCGCGCGCACCGGGCAGCTGATGGTCCGCGACTACGCCGATCCGGATCAGCCACGGCTCACCGTGCTGCTCGACACCCGGCGCGAACCGTTGCCCGAGACAACTTTCGAGGAGGCGACCGAGGTTGCGGCGTCGATCCTGTTCGCCGCGTCCACGGCCGGCCACCGCTGCCGGTTGGTGACGACGGCCGGTGCCGATCTCGCTGCTCCCGGTGGCGCCGTCGCGTCCCGGATGTTCCTCGACAAGCTGTGTGTGGTGGAGCAGCGGGACGACAAGTCCGGCCTGTTGCCCCGAGTGCTCACCACTGGAGCGTCCGCGGGTGGCGCGATCGTCGTGGTCACCGGTGCGCGCGGATCGGCCGCGGACTTCGCTCCGCTGCTCAGCCGGTACTCGTCGGTGACCGTGATCGGCCTCGGCGAGGCGCAAGGTGTCGCGCCGATCCTCAGCGCGCAGGTCGTCCTCGGCGGCTCCGCGCGGGAAGCGTTGCAGCAGTGGACCGGAGTACTGCAATGA
- a CDS encoding AfsR/SARP family transcriptional regulator, whose product MNGHAAHTPDRLSFRVLGPLEVDGPDGHPLDLCGGKPATVLTLLLLHRNAWVSTEQLVDAVWAGRDVPASAQNNLKTYVWQLRRSLPEERIESRPGAYRVRVLSGELDADVAAALCDEARELLSRKDAAQAVTVVQRALSLWRGAPYDALTADATSAVDRLTELHRALREDLADAQLLLDRPAEAIAVLRALTEEEPLRELAWARLMAAYRQVGRRHDALAAYQRARTALVRDLGIEPGAELTALHQQILSEESPAVLPTPVPPVSSNLPPRVRTFVGRGPELRALRGAAGVVTIDGMPGIGKTAFALEVAAASGFETQQYVDLNRPTSLPSATGGLLILDNVEHADQVRHLLPNDPAALVLVISRRRLSDLDRTAAMTLDVLAPDEAAKLTDLEQILSCCGGHPGAIRQLVERLRNRQPWTVARIAAGLEDQTARRQALSEVLARFDAAYQALPGPAQRLYRLIGMTGRFDLRQAARLTGTSQSEAELMIDQLMDLNLVTEPAPGRFELHPIVRDHAGQLLVIAGPKAELVA is encoded by the coding sequence ATGAACGGTCACGCAGCGCACACACCAGACCGGTTGAGCTTCCGGGTGCTGGGCCCGCTCGAGGTCGACGGGCCCGACGGGCACCCGCTGGACCTCTGCGGCGGCAAGCCGGCGACCGTGCTGACCCTGCTCCTGCTGCACCGCAACGCCTGGGTCAGCACCGAGCAGCTCGTGGACGCGGTCTGGGCCGGCCGGGACGTGCCGGCCTCGGCGCAGAACAACCTGAAGACGTATGTCTGGCAGCTCCGCCGCTCGCTGCCCGAGGAGCGGATCGAGAGCCGCCCCGGCGCGTACCGGGTGCGCGTCCTGTCCGGCGAGCTCGACGCCGACGTCGCCGCCGCCCTGTGCGACGAGGCCCGTGAGTTGCTCAGCCGGAAGGACGCGGCGCAGGCGGTCACCGTCGTCCAGCGTGCACTGAGCCTGTGGCGCGGTGCGCCGTACGACGCTCTGACGGCGGATGCGACGTCTGCCGTGGACCGGCTGACCGAACTGCACCGGGCGCTGCGCGAGGACCTGGCGGACGCACAGCTGCTGCTGGACCGGCCCGCCGAGGCGATCGCCGTACTGCGGGCGCTGACCGAGGAGGAGCCGCTCCGGGAGCTGGCGTGGGCCAGGTTGATGGCGGCGTACCGCCAGGTCGGGCGGCGGCACGACGCGCTGGCGGCGTACCAGCGGGCCCGGACCGCGCTGGTCCGCGACCTGGGGATCGAGCCGGGCGCCGAGCTGACCGCGCTGCACCAGCAGATCCTCAGCGAGGAGTCTCCCGCGGTCCTGCCGACGCCGGTGCCGCCGGTGAGCTCGAACCTGCCGCCGCGGGTGCGTACCTTCGTCGGTCGCGGTCCCGAGCTGCGCGCGCTGCGCGGTGCTGCCGGCGTGGTCACGATCGACGGGATGCCGGGCATCGGTAAGACGGCGTTCGCGCTCGAGGTCGCCGCCGCCTCCGGTTTCGAGACCCAGCAGTACGTCGACCTGAACCGCCCGACGTCATTGCCGTCGGCAACCGGCGGCCTGCTGATCCTGGACAACGTCGAGCACGCCGACCAGGTCCGGCACCTGCTGCCGAACGACCCGGCCGCGCTGGTGCTGGTGATCAGCCGCCGCCGGCTCTCCGATCTCGACCGTACGGCGGCCATGACGCTCGACGTACTGGCACCGGACGAGGCCGCGAAACTCACCGACCTCGAGCAGATCCTGAGCTGCTGCGGTGGACATCCGGGTGCGATCCGGCAACTGGTCGAGCGACTGCGCAACCGGCAGCCGTGGACCGTCGCGCGGATCGCCGCCGGCCTCGAGGACCAGACGGCGCGCCGCCAGGCGCTGAGCGAGGTCCTGGCCCGGTTCGACGCTGCGTACCAGGCGCTCCCCGGCCCGGCCCAGCGGCTGTACCGGCTGATCGGGATGACAGGACGCTTCGACCTGCGCCAGGCGGCCCGGCTCACCGGCACCAGCCAGTCCGAGGCCGAGCTGATGATCGATCAACTGATGGACCTCAACCTGGTCACCGAGCCGGCGCCCGGCCGGTTCGAGCTGCACCCGATCGTCCGCGATCACGCCGGCCAACTGCTGGTCATCGCCGGACCCAAAGCGGAGCTGGTCGCATGA